Proteins found in one Meiothermus sp. Pnk-1 genomic segment:
- a CDS encoding MFS transporter, producing MRLRIARLLPWKTAGLLPLFSFVLLLGLIEAVRSGFFAVYLPNFSKSSLGFSPAVWGASWTAHFLAESLFKGPGGYLVQRLGLGVATLMAGAAGLLALLLLPHISAPWMLWGLTLLWGLSLSAVSPGLMTLSSRLARPGREGRALAYTTTLILPWAGVGFLLMAFLVPRDIGSAYTALWVGQSLVVLLSLPLLGFREKIALPKQEYYPWRQLVLFIPAAFGQTFAPAIVSQLIQKFATSELKLGFLELGAVILLGGAVAFSSMGWLGRIPDRRGPKAPLIVGLCLMSATMVLIAQKLAFFQLLAVAVLGGMGFALFVPSWNALVVRVLPQNNRAAIWGTLMMIEAWGTAAGPSVGGILWSTLGVTAPFYASAAAFLAVAVFYIFAIRRKV from the coding sequence ATGCGGCTCAGAATCGCGCGCCTCTTGCCCTGGAAAACCGCCGGGCTGTTGCCGCTGTTTAGTTTTGTGCTGCTCCTGGGGCTCATCGAGGCGGTGCGGAGCGGCTTCTTTGCGGTTTATCTGCCTAACTTCTCCAAGAGCAGTCTGGGCTTCAGCCCGGCCGTATGGGGTGCCTCCTGGACAGCGCATTTTCTGGCTGAAAGCCTCTTCAAAGGACCGGGTGGCTACCTGGTGCAGCGCCTGGGGCTGGGGGTGGCCACGCTCATGGCTGGGGCCGCCGGGCTTTTGGCCTTGCTTTTGTTGCCGCACATCAGCGCCCCTTGGATGCTGTGGGGGCTGACTTTGCTGTGGGGGCTTTCCCTCTCCGCGGTCTCTCCCGGCCTGATGACCCTCTCCAGCCGCCTGGCCCGACCGGGCCGCGAGGGGCGGGCGCTGGCGTACACCACCACCCTGATCCTGCCTTGGGCAGGGGTTGGGTTTTTGCTGATGGCCTTTCTGGTACCGCGGGATATCGGTAGCGCCTATACCGCCCTTTGGGTCGGCCAGAGCCTAGTGGTCTTGCTGAGCCTACCGCTGCTAGGTTTTCGCGAGAAGATCGCCCTGCCAAAGCAGGAGTATTACCCCTGGCGGCAGCTCGTGCTCTTTATCCCGGCGGCCTTCGGCCAAACCTTCGCTCCCGCCATCGTCAGCCAACTGATCCAGAAGTTCGCCACCAGCGAACTCAAGCTGGGGTTCCTCGAGCTTGGCGCGGTGATCCTGCTGGGAGGAGCGGTGGCTTTCTCCTCTATGGGCTGGCTGGGCCGCATACCCGATCGCCGGGGGCCGAAGGCTCCGCTCATCGTCGGGCTTTGCCTCATGAGCGCCACCATGGTGCTGATCGCGCAAAAACTCGCTTTTTTCCAGCTCCTCGCCGTCGCGGTTTTGGGGGGGATGGGTTTCGCCCTGTTCGTGCCGAGTTGGAACGCCCTGGTAGTCCGGGTGCTGCCGCAAAACAACCGCGCCGCAATCTGGGGAACCCTGATGATGATCGAGGCTTGGGGAACCGCTGCGGGCCCCTCCGTGGGAGGGATCCTTTGGAGCACGCTGGGGGTGACCGCTCCTTTTTACGCTAGCGCGGCGGCTTTTCTCGCCGTAGCCGTGTTTTATATCTTTGCTATCCGGAGGAAAGTTTGA
- a CDS encoding glycosyltransferase family A protein, with product MVTVSVVVPARNEEDYIGPCLESILAQKTKPHEIIVVNNGSKDRTAEIARSYPGVKVIDQPIPGLHIARQTGLLAATGEVVANTDADCIVQPAWIATIARAFRDPEVVEVYGTLEFYDAPWLDRMFSRYGYPLLIALTDKLGQPNTAGGNHAVRRSVAIEVGGYDVPYGEDLHLMLKLKQRGKIVYLPTARVLTSGRRLKAGRWKFFGTHFSNIMRRMLGLPENYGKDYYADRER from the coding sequence ATGGTAACGGTCAGCGTGGTGGTTCCGGCGAGGAACGAGGAGGACTATATCGGTCCTTGCTTGGAGTCCATCCTCGCCCAGAAGACCAAGCCCCACGAAATCATCGTGGTCAACAACGGCAGCAAGGATCGTACCGCCGAGATTGCCCGTAGCTACCCGGGGGTCAAGGTGATCGATCAGCCCATCCCAGGTCTTCATATCGCTCGGCAAACCGGACTCCTGGCCGCCACCGGGGAGGTGGTCGCCAACACCGATGCCGATTGCATCGTGCAGCCTGCTTGGATCGCCACCATCGCCCGGGCTTTCCGCGACCCCGAGGTGGTCGAGGTCTACGGAACGCTTGAGTTTTACGATGCCCCTTGGCTGGACCGGATGTTCTCTCGCTATGGCTACCCTTTGCTTATCGCCCTTACCGACAAGCTGGGTCAGCCCAATACGGCGGGGGGCAATCACGCCGTGCGGCGTAGCGTGGCGATCGAGGTAGGAGGGTACGACGTTCCCTATGGCGAAGACCTGCACTTGATGCTCAAGCTCAAGCAGCGGGGAAAGATCGTCTACCTGCCCACCGCACGGGTACTCACCTCGGGAAGGCGGCTCAAGGCAGGGCGCTGGAAGTTCTTCGGCACCCACTTCAGCAACATCATGCGGCGCATGCTAGGGCTTCCCGAAAACTATGGCAAGGACTACTACGCCGACCGGGAGCGTTAG